In one Pseudomonas fitomaticsae genomic region, the following are encoded:
- the msrQ gene encoding protein-methionine-sulfoxide reductase heme-binding subunit MsrQ, whose protein sequence is MRYPIWRVGVFLAAAIWPLFWFYQAFADLLGPDPGKVLVDRLGLGTLVLLLITLSMTPLQKLTGWAGWIAVRRQLGLWCFAYVVLHLCSYMAFILGFDWSQLGVELRKRPYIIVGALGFLGLLALAVTSNRYSQRRLGTRWKKLHRLVYVILGLGLLHMLWIVRADLKEWAIYAFIGVFLLALRIPPLTRRIPRLMGKKQVFQEKRN, encoded by the coding sequence ATGCGATATCCGATCTGGCGCGTAGGCGTTTTCCTGGCTGCGGCGATCTGGCCGCTGTTCTGGTTCTATCAGGCTTTTGCGGATCTGCTTGGGCCGGATCCGGGAAAAGTCCTGGTTGATCGATTGGGGCTTGGGACATTGGTATTGCTGTTGATCACTCTGAGTATGACGCCGTTGCAGAAACTTACAGGGTGGGCCGGGTGGATTGCTGTGCGCCGTCAGTTGGGGCTCTGGTGTTTTGCCTATGTGGTTCTGCATCTTTGCAGCTATATGGCGTTCATTCTCGGTTTCGACTGGTCGCAACTGGGTGTCGAGTTACGCAAGCGTCCCTACATCATTGTGGGTGCTCTGGGTTTTCTGGGGTTGCTGGCGTTGGCGGTTACCTCCAACCGATACAGTCAGCGTCGTTTAGGTACGCGCTGGAAGAAGTTGCACCGGCTGGTGTACGTGATTCTCGGGCTGGGATTGCTGCATATGTTGTGGATTGTGCGTGCTGATCTTAAGGAGTGGGCAATCTATGCCTTTATAGGTGTTTTCCTTTTGGCGCTGCGTATTCCTCCATTGACCCGCCGGATCCCGCGTTTGATGGGTAAAAAGCAGGTTTTTCAGGAAAAGCGAAATTAA
- a CDS encoding paraquat-inducible protein A, with the protein MRAIDAGILICTECHELNRQDTDSEVQTCTRCGALVHARRPNSLARTWALLITAAIIYIPANVLPIMTVSSLGQGDPSTIMSGVIQLVQHGMIPIAAVVFIASILVPTFKLVGIALLLFSVQRRQPLSARQRIWMYRFIEFIGRWSMLDIFVIAILVAVVNFGRLASVEANLGAIAFASVVILTMLAAVTFDPRLIWDNTESDADHD; encoded by the coding sequence ATGCGGGCGATTGATGCAGGCATTCTGATCTGTACCGAATGCCACGAACTGAACCGGCAGGATACCGACAGCGAAGTGCAGACCTGCACCCGATGCGGGGCGCTGGTTCACGCCCGGCGCCCCAATAGCCTCGCGCGAACCTGGGCGCTGTTGATCACGGCCGCGATTATCTACATCCCGGCCAACGTGCTGCCGATCATGACCGTCAGCTCTCTGGGCCAAGGTGATCCGAGCACGATCATGTCCGGTGTCATCCAACTGGTCCAGCACGGCATGATTCCAATCGCTGCCGTGGTATTCATCGCCAGTATCCTGGTGCCGACCTTCAAACTGGTGGGCATCGCGCTGCTGCTGTTTTCTGTACAGCGCCGCCAGCCGTTGTCCGCACGTCAGCGGATCTGGATGTACCGCTTCATCGAGTTCATCGGTCGTTGGTCGATGCTCGATATTTTCGTGATCGCCATTCTGGTGGCGGTCGTCAACTTCGGCCGGCTTGCCAGTGTCGAAGCCAATCTTGGCGCCATCGCCTTCGCCAGTGTGGTGATTCTGACGATGCTCGCCGCTGTCACTTTCGATCCCCGACTGATTTGGGATAACACGGAGTCGGACGCCGACCATGACTGA
- a CDS encoding paraquat-inducible protein A, which translates to MSDSVDASGLSDLPLDDLVACHECDLLMRKPELAHGEKALCPRCGYELYAHRHNVVQRSLALVIAALLLYVPANFLPIMQLNVLGQSSQDTVWSGVIGLFNTDMRGVSVVVFLCSMAIPLLKLLCQLIVLLTIRFNIGRSYGLLLYRIYHHLKDWGMLEVYLMGVLVAIVKLADMAAITVGLGLACFIGLLLVQVWLEVVMSPHQIWQALSGEDAHAGD; encoded by the coding sequence ATGTCAGATTCGGTTGACGCTTCCGGGCTGTCAGATTTACCGCTGGATGACTTGGTGGCCTGCCATGAGTGCGACCTGCTGATGCGCAAGCCCGAGCTAGCTCACGGCGAAAAAGCCCTCTGCCCACGCTGCGGTTACGAACTGTACGCTCACCGTCATAACGTGGTGCAGCGCAGCCTCGCCCTGGTCATTGCCGCGCTGTTGCTTTACGTGCCGGCGAACTTTTTACCCATCATGCAGCTCAATGTTCTCGGGCAATCGTCGCAGGACACGGTCTGGAGCGGTGTGATCGGTCTTTTCAACACCGATATGCGCGGTGTTTCTGTTGTCGTATTCCTTTGCAGCATGGCAATTCCACTGTTGAAACTACTGTGTCAGTTGATCGTGTTGCTGACGATCCGTTTCAACATCGGACGCAGTTATGGCCTGCTGCTCTACCGCATTTATCACCACCTTAAAGACTGGGGCATGCTCGAGGTCTACCTCATGGGCGTGCTGGTCGCGATCGTCAAACTGGCGGACATGGCGGCTATCACCGTGGGCCTCGGTCTGGCGTGTTTTATCGGCTTGTTACTGGTTCAGGTCTGGCTCGAAGTGGTGATGTCACCGCACCAGATCTGGCAGGCGTTATCAGGAGAGGATGCCCATGCGGGCGATTGA
- the mksF gene encoding Mks condensin complex protein MksF, with the protein MSQERYGIRRFALLNTAGYSLGLFPLEEPLSVYGANNLGKSASINALQFPILARMSDMSFGKYSLEQSRRFYFASDTSYILVEVNLPHGPHVIGVVGRGPGGGFGHQFFAYAGKLDLAHYQKNDTCLRQKELFSNLEKEGLKAYELKPDELRRLLVGGHTSIPLDLTLIPLRSTSEQSLKTFRALFINLLHMREITAAKLKQLFLDAFEHSLRSGSVDYIAACEEAFRDVRRMEQDYNSLVAAGPLVEALSNGVKQRDVLRGKLHRLSPLLDSLLGTWSDYATARKEELTIQAEHYRREQDDLQNDQRGGTQELMRLEREISGIQRWLGELSVLKNRFALVDDVKVLEQQLLAAKDAHDELAGALAQSRQFSAEDLEERLRDLEKRLKSVKQQLDHADNNSYARLREEFSQQDVERLMRLFNSALFSLPLGEHGITLDENGEWVKSVELILDGFKGERFEVPGLSIDISHIEPPALQALADRAALRDQKERLEKELKQLKTQQAVAADRAASKTQTEALYQQVLDAQKALEDFRRTQTLSAEESDKLEQLAQMEAAQDELKRSSDAFTERVQQLSAKLQLVGRQIADMEAKQRTLDDALRRRQLLPADLPFGTPFMDPVDDSMDNLLPLLNDYQDSWQGLLRADGQIEALYAQVRLKGVAKFDSEDDMERRLSLLINAYAHRTDEALTLGKARRAAVTDIARTLRNIRSDYDSLEHQLALFNREINKRQVSNLQSFRIVLAPNKEALKHIDQIIHSAGQYEEGETLSVFDLSQSAEQDNKNEEAKEYLARLVAANHNQLGLKDLFELAFEITKVNGQPVIHTDIDGAASNGTTMTIKALTNMYLLLHLMDRDLAGRVRLPYYLDEAADIDEKNQAALLETSLQLGFVPILASVKPQVCASVAIDLEGGSGPAGIYIDEADWKYIRRHDVVKATVNVEADEPELDAV; encoded by the coding sequence GCCTCGGCCTGTTCCCGCTGGAAGAACCGCTGTCGGTCTACGGCGCGAACAACCTCGGCAAATCCGCCTCGATCAACGCCTTGCAGTTCCCGATTCTGGCGCGCATGTCGGACATGAGTTTCGGCAAGTACAGCCTGGAACAATCCCGGCGTTTCTACTTTGCCTCCGACACCAGCTACATCCTCGTCGAAGTGAACCTGCCCCACGGCCCGCACGTGATCGGCGTGGTCGGTCGTGGCCCGGGCGGTGGTTTCGGTCACCAGTTCTTTGCCTATGCCGGCAAGCTCGACCTGGCCCACTACCAGAAAAACGACACCTGCCTGCGTCAGAAAGAGCTATTCAGCAACCTTGAGAAAGAAGGCCTGAAGGCCTACGAACTCAAGCCGGATGAGCTGCGTCGCTTGCTGGTTGGCGGTCATACGTCGATCCCGCTGGATCTGACCCTGATCCCGCTGCGCTCCACCAGCGAGCAGAGCCTGAAGACTTTCCGCGCGTTGTTCATCAACCTGCTGCACATGCGCGAAATCACCGCAGCCAAGCTCAAGCAATTGTTCCTCGATGCCTTCGAACACAGCCTGCGTTCCGGCAGCGTCGATTACATCGCGGCGTGCGAAGAAGCCTTCCGCGATGTGCGGCGCATGGAACAGGACTACAACTCGCTGGTGGCTGCCGGCCCGTTGGTCGAAGCCTTGTCCAATGGCGTGAAACAGCGCGACGTGCTGCGCGGCAAACTGCATCGCCTGTCGCCGTTGCTCGACTCGCTGCTCGGCACCTGGTCGGACTACGCCACGGCGCGCAAGGAAGAGCTGACCATTCAGGCCGAACACTACCGTCGCGAGCAGGACGACCTGCAAAACGATCAGCGCGGCGGCACTCAGGAACTGATGCGTCTGGAGCGGGAAATCTCTGGCATCCAGCGCTGGCTCGGCGAGCTGTCCGTTCTGAAGAACCGCTTCGCGCTGGTCGATGACGTCAAGGTTCTGGAGCAGCAACTGCTGGCGGCCAAGGACGCTCACGACGAACTCGCCGGTGCGCTGGCGCAGTCCCGTCAGTTCAGTGCCGAGGATCTCGAAGAGCGTCTTCGCGATCTGGAAAAACGCCTGAAGTCGGTGAAACAGCAACTCGATCACGCCGACAACAACAGCTATGCCCGCCTGCGTGAAGAGTTCTCGCAACAGGATGTCGAGCGCCTGATGCGCCTGTTCAACAGTGCGCTGTTCAGCTTGCCGCTGGGCGAACACGGCATCACCCTCGACGAGAACGGCGAGTGGGTGAAATCCGTGGAGCTGATCCTCGACGGTTTCAAGGGCGAGCGTTTCGAAGTGCCGGGCCTGTCGATCGACATCTCGCACATCGAGCCTCCGGCTCTGCAAGCGCTGGCCGACCGTGCAGCGTTGCGCGATCAGAAAGAGCGTCTGGAAAAAGAGCTCAAGCAACTCAAGACCCAACAAGCCGTGGCCGCCGACCGTGCTGCGAGCAAGACCCAGACCGAAGCGCTGTACCAGCAGGTGCTGGATGCGCAGAAAGCTCTGGAAGATTTCCGCCGCACCCAGACCCTGAGCGCCGAAGAAAGCGACAAGCTCGAGCAACTGGCACAGATGGAAGCCGCGCAGGACGAACTCAAGCGTTCCAGCGATGCGTTCACCGAGCGCGTCCAGCAGCTGTCGGCCAAGCTGCAACTGGTCGGCCGGCAGATCGCCGACATGGAAGCCAAGCAACGCACCCTCGACGATGCCCTGCGTCGCCGTCAGCTGCTGCCTGCGGACCTGCCGTTCGGTACGCCGTTCATGGATCCGGTCGACGATTCGATGGACAACCTGCTGCCGCTGCTCAACGACTATCAGGACAGCTGGCAAGGCCTGCTGCGCGCCGATGGCCAGATCGAAGCGCTGTACGCGCAGGTGCGCCTGAAGGGCGTGGCCAAGTTCGATAGCGAAGACGACATGGAACGCCGCCTGTCGTTGCTGATCAACGCTTACGCGCACCGCACCGACGAAGCCCTGACTCTGGGCAAGGCTCGTCGCGCAGCCGTGACCGATATCGCGCGGACCCTGCGTAACATCCGCAGCGACTACGACAGCCTCGAGCACCAACTGGCGTTGTTCAACCGCGAGATCAACAAACGTCAGGTGTCCAACCTGCAGAGCTTCCGCATCGTGCTCGCGCCGAACAAGGAAGCACTCAAGCACATCGACCAGATCATCCACAGCGCCGGTCAGTACGAAGAAGGCGAAACCCTGTCGGTGTTCGACCTGAGCCAGAGCGCCGAGCAGGACAACAAGAACGAAGAGGCCAAGGAATACCTGGCGCGGCTGGTGGCGGCGAACCACAACCAGCTCGGCCTCAAGGACCTGTTCGAACTGGCGTTCGAGATCACCAAGGTCAATGGCCAGCCGGTAATCCACACCGACATCGACGGCGCGGCGTCCAACGGCACCACGATGACCATCAAGGCGCTGACCAACATGTACTTGTTGCTGCACCTGATGGACCGCGACCTGGCCGGTCGTGTGCGCCTGCCGTACTACCTCGACGAAGCGGCGGACATCGACGAGAAGAACCAGGCTGCGCTGCTGGAAACCAGCCTGCAACTGGGCTTCGTGCCGATTCTGGCGAGTGTGAAGCCGCAAGTCTGCGCCAGTGTCGCCATCGACCTGGAAGGCGGCAGCGGTCCTGCCGGCATCTACATCGACGAGGCGGACTGGAAGTACATCCGTCGCCACGATGTGGTGAAAGCCACCGTCAATGTCGAAGCGGATGAACCGGAGCTGGATGCGGTTTGA
- a CDS encoding PqiB family protein, which yields MTDLPVAKTRPASNWSAIWVLPLIALIIGGWLGWRAYTETGIEIQVRFESGEGIQANKTEVVYKGMPVGKVKALKLDDEGNSKGVIATIEMNKDVDQYLKTSTRFWLVKPSVTLAGITGLETLVSGNYVAISPGEGEPTRKFKALAEEPPLSDSQPGLHLTIKADRLGSLNRGSPVFYKQIKVGQIKSYVLSEDQSTVELKVFIEPTYAKLVHKHTRFWNASGISIDANLSGVKVRSESLASIVAGGIAFATPENRKDSPPTDPSLPFRLYEDFDAAAAGIRVKVKLSDFEGLQAGRTPVMYKGIQVGNLKALKVDPDLNSATAELTLDPLAEDYLVDGTQFWVVKPSISLAGITGLEALVKGNYIAVRPGDKGSPPKREFEARPKAPPLDLRSPGLHLVLFTDALGSIDVGSPILYKQVKVGSVQSYQFSKTRKQLVIGVHIEKEYENLVNASTRFWNVSGITLTGGLTGGIQVKSESLQTLMAGGIAFETPQAKAPLQKRIPRFRLFANHDEANQKGVVVTIKVDRADGLRSGTPVRFKGLDVGKIESVDLTDDLQSVILTARITEVPEKIARVGSQFWVVKPELGLIKTSNLETLVTGQYIEVQPAAKNLGPQKNFVALANAPEVTKQEAGLSLVLSAARRGSLKPGVPVTYREITVGKVTGYELGQTADRVLVHILIEPKYAPLVRSGSRFWNTSGVGFDIGLFKGVTVRTESLETAIQGGIAFATPDGEQMGNPARAEQTFPLFDKFEDEWLTWAPKIPLGK from the coding sequence ATGACTGATTTGCCTGTAGCGAAAACCCGACCGGCTTCGAACTGGTCTGCCATCTGGGTGCTGCCCCTGATCGCCTTGATTATCGGTGGTTGGCTTGGCTGGCGTGCCTATACCGAAACCGGCATCGAGATTCAGGTGCGGTTTGAAAGCGGTGAAGGCATTCAGGCCAACAAGACCGAGGTGGTCTACAAAGGCATGCCGGTCGGCAAGGTGAAAGCCCTCAAGCTCGATGACGAAGGCAACTCCAAAGGTGTCATCGCAACCATCGAGATGAACAAGGATGTCGATCAGTACCTGAAGACCAGCACCCGTTTCTGGCTGGTCAAGCCGAGCGTGACCCTGGCCGGGATCACCGGCCTGGAAACTTTGGTGTCGGGTAACTACGTGGCCATCAGTCCCGGCGAAGGCGAGCCGACCCGCAAGTTCAAGGCCCTGGCCGAAGAGCCGCCGCTATCGGATTCACAGCCCGGTCTGCACCTGACGATCAAGGCCGATCGCCTCGGTTCGCTGAACCGCGGCAGCCCGGTGTTCTACAAGCAGATCAAAGTCGGGCAGATCAAAAGTTACGTGCTGTCGGAAGACCAGAGCACGGTCGAGCTCAAGGTCTTTATCGAACCGACCTACGCCAAACTGGTGCACAAACACACCCGTTTCTGGAACGCCAGCGGCATCAGCATTGACGCCAATCTGTCCGGGGTGAAAGTGCGCAGCGAATCCCTGGCCAGCATCGTCGCCGGCGGTATCGCCTTCGCCACGCCGGAGAACCGCAAGGACAGCCCGCCCACCGATCCGAGCCTGCCGTTCCGTCTTTATGAAGACTTCGATGCGGCCGCTGCGGGGATTCGGGTCAAGGTCAAACTCAGTGATTTCGAAGGTCTGCAGGCTGGCCGCACGCCCGTAATGTACAAAGGTATTCAGGTCGGTAACCTGAAGGCACTGAAAGTCGATCCGGATCTGAACAGCGCAACGGCCGAGCTGACCCTCGATCCACTGGCTGAAGACTATCTGGTCGATGGCACGCAGTTCTGGGTGGTCAAACCGTCGATTTCCCTGGCGGGTATCACCGGGCTGGAAGCGCTTGTGAAAGGTAACTACATCGCTGTGCGCCCGGGTGACAAAGGCTCACCGCCGAAACGTGAATTCGAGGCGCGGCCAAAAGCGCCACCGCTGGATCTGCGTTCACCGGGCCTGCACCTGGTGCTGTTCACCGACGCCCTTGGCTCGATCGATGTCGGCAGTCCGATTCTGTACAAGCAGGTCAAGGTCGGTTCGGTGCAGAGCTATCAGTTCTCCAAGACCCGCAAACAGTTGGTCATTGGAGTGCACATCGAAAAGGAATATGAAAATCTGGTCAACGCCTCGACCCGCTTCTGGAACGTCAGCGGTATCACCCTGACCGGTGGTCTGACCGGCGGAATCCAGGTGAAGAGCGAGTCATTGCAGACGCTGATGGCCGGGGGGATTGCCTTCGAAACGCCGCAAGCCAAGGCACCGCTGCAAAAGCGCATCCCGCGTTTCCGTCTGTTTGCCAACCATGATGAGGCGAATCAGAAAGGCGTCGTCGTCACCATCAAGGTCGATCGCGCTGACGGTTTGCGCAGCGGCACCCCGGTTCGTTTCAAGGGCCTGGACGTCGGCAAGATCGAAAGTGTCGACCTGACCGATGATCTGCAATCGGTGATCCTCACCGCGCGCATCACCGAAGTCCCGGAGAAGATCGCCCGGGTCGGCAGCCAGTTCTGGGTGGTCAAACCGGAATTGGGGCTGATCAAGACCTCGAACCTGGAAACCCTGGTCACCGGCCAGTACATCGAAGTGCAACCGGCGGCCAAGAACCTCGGCCCGCAGAAAAACTTCGTTGCTTTGGCTAATGCGCCGGAAGTCACCAAGCAAGAAGCTGGCTTGAGTCTGGTACTGAGCGCTGCCCGTCGCGGTTCGCTGAAGCCGGGCGTGCCGGTTACCTACCGTGAGATCACCGTAGGCAAAGTCACCGGTTACGAACTGGGCCAGACCGCCGATCGCGTACTGGTGCACATCTTGATCGAGCCGAAATACGCCCCGTTGGTGCGCAGCGGCAGCCGTTTCTGGAACACCAGCGGCGTCGGTTTCGACATCGGCCTGTTCAAAGGCGTGACCGTACGCACGGAGTCGCTTGAGACAGCTATTCAGGGCGGCATTGCCTTCGCCACGCCGGACGGCGAGCAGATGGGCAACCCCGCGCGCGCCGAACAAACCTTCCCGCTGTTCGACAAGTTCGAAGACGAGTGGCTGACCTGGGCGCCGAAAATCCCCCTCGGCAAATAA